One Prinia subflava isolate CZ2003 ecotype Zambia chromosome 8, Cam_Psub_1.2, whole genome shotgun sequence DNA window includes the following coding sequences:
- the RPAIN gene encoding RPA-interacting protein produces MEAPVQRHRARYKSPSGPPWKETYRRRCLERLRSSRAKLLDRYRQAGDGACAAASGALLVQEVMEQEWQELRDRLPGLRGEQPTEQMLEDPDELAVLEEIQQELILQEQSVIEEYERSLRFDEECLNAMLDGLEATNRVICPVCRKNNLTVKAHVVCCQCGLYISTQDMTEGKLQSLLESTLTEHSQRCLHSPEFTVTSGMEEEASLLMSCPVCDSWMILL; encoded by the exons ATGGAGGCGCCGGTGCAGCGGCACCGGGCGCGGTACAAGAGCCCGAGCGGGCCGCCCTGGAAGGAGACGTACCGCAGG CGCTGCCTGGAGCGGCTGAGGAGCAGCCGGGCCAAGCTGCTGGACCGGTACCGCCAGGCCGGGGACGGCGCGTGTGCGGCGGCGTCGGGCGcgctgctggtgcaggaggtgATGGAGCAGGAATGGCAGGAGCTGCGGGACAGGCTGCCCGGCCTCCGCGGGGAGCAGCCCACGGAGCAG ATGCTGGAGGACCCTGatgagctggcagtgctggaagagATCCAACAAGAATTGATCTTGCAAG AGCAGTCGGTGATTGAGGAGTACGAGCGGAGCCTGCGCTTCGATGAGGAGTGTCTCAACGCCATGCTCGACGGCCTGGAGGCCACCAACAGGGTCATCTGCCCAGTATGTAGGAA GAATAACCTGACTGTGAAGGCTCACGTGGTTTGTTGCCAGTGTGGATTGTACATCAGCACACAG GATATGACAGAAGGGAAGCTTCAGtcacttctggaaagcaccttgACAGAGCACAGTCAGAGGTGCTTGCACAGCCCCGAGTTCACAGTCACCAGTGGCATGGAGGAGGAAGCCAGTCTGCTCATGAGCTGCCCG GTCTGTGACTCCTGGATGATTCTCCTCTAA
- the NUP88 gene encoding nuclear pore complex protein Nup88 produces MAAECGPAEQWRAALPQHALFGRLRERAPAAPRPPRLRDLLCGLGADLLLWDGSAAALLAIGLRRLGSASALGGTDPAALGRYQTLLCINPPLFDVHQTLLSPAQHHVALIGTKGLMVLELPKRWGKNSEFEGGKSTVNCSTIPIAERFFTSSTSLTLKHAAWYPCDTLEPHIVLLTSDNTIRFYSLKVPQTPIKVITLSDTEEETLTIKTGRAYTASLGETAVAFDFGPQVPVPRHALGQRGSEEVLGYPLYILYENGETFLTYVSLLQSTGSLGKLLGPLPMHPAAEDNYGYDACAVLCLPCVPNILVIATEAGMLYHCVVLDGEEDDEQSEKSWDPRSDLIPSLYVFECVELELALKLATGDEEDPLESDFSCPIKLHRDPKCPSRYHCTHEAGVHSVGLTWINKLHKFLGSDEEDKDSLQELGAEQKCFVEHILCTKPLPCRQPTPIRGFWIVSDVLGPTMICITNTYECITRPLLSTVHPASPPLLCTREDKDLAVSPLRIVAESEHSFEKHIQGILQRSSANPLHLKSADKDAAPPPEECLQLLSRATQVFREEYILKQDLAKEEIQQRVKLLWGQKKKQLEDLNYCREERKSLREMAERLADKYEEAKEKQEDIMNRMKKVLRSFHSQLPVLSDTEKDMKKELQTIHDQLQHLSNAIRQVKMKKEYQQKQMEKGRSPRKPSISLSAYQSKCIQAVLREEGEHIREMVKQINDIRSHVNF; encoded by the exons ATGGCGGCCGAGTGCGGCCCGGCGGAGCAGTGGCGCGCGGCGCTGCCGCAGCACGCGCTGTTCGGCCGCCTCCGCGAgcgcgcgcccgccgccccccgcccgccgcggctcCGCGACCTCCTGTGCGGGCTGGGCGCCgacctgctgctgtgggacggcagcgccgccgccctGCTCGCCATCGGCCTGCGCCGCCTCGGCTCGGCATCGGCCCTCGGCGGCACCGACCCCGCCGCGCTCGGCCGCTACCAG ACCCTTCTGTGCATAAACCCGCCCCTTTTCGACGTGCACCAGACGCTGCTGAGCCCCGCCCAGCACCATGTGGCGCTCATTGGTACCAAGGGGCTcatggtgctggagctgcccaaACGCTGGGGCAAGAATTCCGAGTTTGAAGGTGGGAAATCCACGGTGAACTGCAG CACCATTCCTATTGCGGAACGGTTCTTCACCAGCTCAACATCCCTGACTTTGAAGCACGCAGCCTGGTACCCCTGCGACACCCTGGAGCCCCACATCGTGCTCCTGACATCAGATAACACCATAAG GTTTTACAGTCTGAAGGTGCCTCAGACACCCATCAAAGTGATCACGCTTTCGGACACCGAGGAGGAGACTCTTACAATCAAAACAGG GAGAGCCTACACCGCGTCCCTGGGGGAGACGGCCGTGGCCTTCGACTTCGGGCCGCAGGTGCCGGTGCCGAGGCACGCCCTGGGCCAGCGCGGCAGCGAGGAGGTGCTGGGCTACCCCCTGTACATCCTCTACGAGAATGGAGAGACCTTCCTCACCTACGTCAGCCTGCTCCAGAG cactggcagcctggggaagctgctggggCCCCTGCCCATGCACCCGGCTGCAGAGGACAACTACGGCTACGACGCCTGCGCcgtgctgtgcctgccctgcgTCCCCAACATCCTGGTGATCGCCACCGAGGCGGGAATGCTCTACCACTGCGTGGTGCTGGACGGAGAGGAGGACGATGAGCAG TCAGAAAAGTCCTGGGACCCAAGATCTGATCTTATTCCTTCCCTGTACGTGTTTGAATGTGTTGAGCTGGAACTTGCACTGAAACTGGCAACAGGAGACGAAGAAGATCCTTTGGAGTCTGACTTCTCTTGCCCAATCAAGCTGCACCGAG ATCCCAAATGTCCCTCTAGATACCACTGCACACACGAGGCTGGTGTCCACAGTGTGGGCTTGACATGGATCAACAAACTGCACAAATTCCTTGGTTCAG ATGAGGAAGACAAAGACAGCTTACAAGAGCTGGGAGCAGAACAGAAGTGCTTTGTTGAACATATTCTTTGTACAAAACCACTGCCATGCAG GCAGCCTACTCCAATTCGAGGATTTTGGATCGTTTCTGATGTCCTGGGGCCCACCATGATTTGCATCACCAACACCTATGAGTGCATTACAAGGCCTCTCTT AAGCACTGTGCaccctgcctcccctcccctgctgtgcACCAGGGAGGACAAGGACCTGGCCGTGTCCCCGCTGCGCATCGTGGCCGAGTCAGAGCACTCCTTTGAGAAGCACATCCAGGGCATCCTGCAGCGCAGCTCTGCCAACCCCCTGCATCTCAA ATCTGCAGATAAAGATGCTGCTCCTCCCCCTGAAGAATGCCTtcagctcctcagcagagccACCCAGGTGTTCAGAGAGGAATATATACTGAAACAGGACCTGGCAAAAGAGGAAATTCAGCAAAG AGTGaagctgctgtggggacagaaaaagaaacagctggAGGATCTGAATTACTGTCGAGAGGAGAG GAAAAGTCTGCGGGAGATGGCCGAGCGCTTGGCTGACAAGTATGAGGAGGCCAAGGAGAAGCAAGAGGACATCATGAACAG GATGAAGAAAGTCCTTCGGAGTTTCCACTCCCAGCTTCCTGTTCTGTCTGACACTGAAAAGGATATGAAGAAGGAACTGCAGACAATCCATgaccagctgcagcacctgagcAATGCTATCAGACAG GTGAAGATGAAAAAGGAATACCAACAGAAACagatggagaagggaaggagccCTCGCAAACCCAGCATCAGCCTCAGTGCCTACCAGAGCAAGTGCATCCAGGCTGTCCTGAGAGAGGA gGGAGAACACATCCGGGAGATGGTGAAACAGATCAACGACATCAGGAGCCACGTGAACTTCTGA